In a genomic window of Phalacrocorax aristotelis chromosome 8, bGulAri2.1, whole genome shotgun sequence:
- the HNRNPH1 gene encoding heterogeneous nuclear ribonucleoprotein H isoform X11, translated as MDPCHTEETEGEIPGLGFSDRSEQIVSRGVASAFEAATTETEAEPNLTPNVMLNTESSEGYVVKVRGLPWSCSTEEVQRFFSDCKILNGALGIRFIYTREGRPSGEAFAELESEEDVKLALKKDRETMGHRYVEVFKSNNVEMDWVLKHTGPNSPDTANDGFVRLRGLPFGCSKEEIVQFFSGLEIVPNGITLPVDFQGRSTGEAFVQFASQEIAEKALKKHKERIGHRYIEIFKSSRAEVRTHYDPPRKLLAMQRPGPYDRPGLTRGYNSLGRGSSLERMRRGAYGGGYGGYDDYNGYNDGYGFGSDRFGRGMSDHRYGDGGSTFQSTTGHCVHMRGLPYRATENDIYNFFSPLNPVRVHIEIGPDGRVTGEADVEFATHEDAVAAMSKDKANMQHRYVELFLNSTAGGSGGAYGSQMMGAMVKESEGVVQDWNTSTLPGSQSSYGGPANQQLSGGYGGGYGGQSSMSGYVDGVYEVAQQGQALGE; from the exons GCTTCAGTGACCGAAGCGAGCAGATTGTTTCACGTGGGGTAGCGTCAGCATTTGAAGCTG CAACCACAGAAACTGAGGCGGAGCCAAACCTCACCCCCAATGTGATGCTCAACACGGAGAGCAGTGAGGGATATGTGGTGAAAGTCAGGGGGCTCCCTTGGTCCTGCTCCACTGAGGAGGTGCAGAGGTTTTTCTCCG attgCAAAATTCTGAATGGGGCTTTGGGTATCCGTTTCATCTACACCAGGGAGGGCAGACCAAGCGGAGAAGCATTTGCTGAACTTGAATCAGAGGAGGATGTGAAATTGGCTCtcaaaaaagacagagaaacaaTGGGACACAGATATGTTGAAG TTTTCAAGTCAAACAACGTTGAAATGGATTGGGTTCTGAAGCATACTGGTCCCAACAGCCCTGATACGGCTAATGATGGTTTTGTACGTCTTAGAGGACTCCCATTTGGCTGTAGTAAAGAAGAAATTGTACAGTTTTTTTCAG GGTTGGAAATCGTGCCAAATGGGATAACATTGCCGGTGGACTTCCAGGGGAGGAGTACGGGGGAGGCCTTCGTGCAGTTTGCTTCACAGGAAATAGCTGAAAAGGCTCTAAAGAAACACAAGGAAAGAATAGGGCACAG GTACATTGAGATCTTCAAGAGTAGTCGAGCGGAAGTGCGCACTCACTACGACCCTCCACGCAAGCTGCTGGCAATGCAGAGACCTGGTCCTTACGACAGACCCGGTCTTACGCGGGGATATAACAGTCTTGGTAGAGGAAGTAGCTTGGAAAGAATGAGGCGTGGAGCTTACGGAGGAG GTTATGGAGGTTATGATGACTACAATGGGTATAATGATGGCTATGGTTTTGGTTCTGATAGATTTGGAAGAG GAATGTCGGACCACAGATACGGCGACGGGGGATCCACCTTCCAGAGCACGACCGGCCACTGCGTCCACATGAGAGGTCTGCCTTACAGAGCTACGGAGAACGACATCTATAAC TTCTTCTCACCTCTGAACCCTGTAAGAGTACACATCGAAATCGGACCTGATGGCCGAGTAACTGGAGAGGCAGACGTTGAATTCGCTACTCATGAGGATGCAGTGGCCGCTATGTCCAAAGACAAAGCAAATATGC aacaCAGATATGTAGAGCTCTTCCTGAATTCTACAGCAGGAGGAAGTGGTGGTGCCTATGGCAGTCAGATGATGGGAGCAATGG TCAAGGAATCGGAAGGGGTAGTCCAAGATTGGAACACTAGCACATTGCCAG GAAGCCAATCCAGTTATGGAGGCCCAGCTAACCAGCAGCTGAGCGGGGGTTACGGAGGAGGATATGGTGGTCAAAGCAGCATGAGTGGATATG TAGATGGTGTTTACGAGGTGGCCCAGCAAGGACAGGCGTTGGGGGAGTGA
- the HNRNPH1 gene encoding heterogeneous nuclear ribonucleoprotein H isoform X12 has translation MDPCHTEETEGEIPGLGFSDRSEQIVSRGVASAFEAATTETEAEPNLTPNVMLNTESSEGYVVKVRGLPWSCSTEEVQRFFSDCKILNGALGIRFIYTREGRPSGEAFAELESEEDVKLALKKDRETMGHRYVEVFKSNNVEMDWVLKHTGPNSPDTANDGFVRLRGLPFGCSKEEIVQFFSGLEIVPNGITLPVDFQGRSTGEAFVQFASQEIAEKALKKHKERIGHRYIEIFKSSRAEVRTHYDPPRKLLAMQRPGPYDRPGLTRGYNSLGRGSSLERMRRGAYGGGYGGYDDYNGYNDGYGFGSDRFGRGMSDHRYGDGGSTFQSTTGHCVHMRGLPYRATENDIYNFFSPLNPVRVHIEIGPDGRVTGEADVEFATHEDAVAAMSKDKANMQHRYVELFLNSTAGGSGGAYGSQMMGAMVKESEGVVQDWNTSTLPGSQSSYGGPANQQLSGGYGGGYGGQSSMSGYDGVYEVAQQGQALGE, from the exons GCTTCAGTGACCGAAGCGAGCAGATTGTTTCACGTGGGGTAGCGTCAGCATTTGAAGCTG CAACCACAGAAACTGAGGCGGAGCCAAACCTCACCCCCAATGTGATGCTCAACACGGAGAGCAGTGAGGGATATGTGGTGAAAGTCAGGGGGCTCCCTTGGTCCTGCTCCACTGAGGAGGTGCAGAGGTTTTTCTCCG attgCAAAATTCTGAATGGGGCTTTGGGTATCCGTTTCATCTACACCAGGGAGGGCAGACCAAGCGGAGAAGCATTTGCTGAACTTGAATCAGAGGAGGATGTGAAATTGGCTCtcaaaaaagacagagaaacaaTGGGACACAGATATGTTGAAG TTTTCAAGTCAAACAACGTTGAAATGGATTGGGTTCTGAAGCATACTGGTCCCAACAGCCCTGATACGGCTAATGATGGTTTTGTACGTCTTAGAGGACTCCCATTTGGCTGTAGTAAAGAAGAAATTGTACAGTTTTTTTCAG GGTTGGAAATCGTGCCAAATGGGATAACATTGCCGGTGGACTTCCAGGGGAGGAGTACGGGGGAGGCCTTCGTGCAGTTTGCTTCACAGGAAATAGCTGAAAAGGCTCTAAAGAAACACAAGGAAAGAATAGGGCACAG GTACATTGAGATCTTCAAGAGTAGTCGAGCGGAAGTGCGCACTCACTACGACCCTCCACGCAAGCTGCTGGCAATGCAGAGACCTGGTCCTTACGACAGACCCGGTCTTACGCGGGGATATAACAGTCTTGGTAGAGGAAGTAGCTTGGAAAGAATGAGGCGTGGAGCTTACGGAGGAG GTTATGGAGGTTATGATGACTACAATGGGTATAATGATGGCTATGGTTTTGGTTCTGATAGATTTGGAAGAG GAATGTCGGACCACAGATACGGCGACGGGGGATCCACCTTCCAGAGCACGACCGGCCACTGCGTCCACATGAGAGGTCTGCCTTACAGAGCTACGGAGAACGACATCTATAAC TTCTTCTCACCTCTGAACCCTGTAAGAGTACACATCGAAATCGGACCTGATGGCCGAGTAACTGGAGAGGCAGACGTTGAATTCGCTACTCATGAGGATGCAGTGGCCGCTATGTCCAAAGACAAAGCAAATATGC aacaCAGATATGTAGAGCTCTTCCTGAATTCTACAGCAGGAGGAAGTGGTGGTGCCTATGGCAGTCAGATGATGGGAGCAATGG TCAAGGAATCGGAAGGGGTAGTCCAAGATTGGAACACTAGCACATTGCCAG GAAGCCAATCCAGTTATGGAGGCCCAGCTAACCAGCAGCTGAGCGGGGGTTACGGAGGAGGATATGGTGGTCAAAGCAGCATGAGTGGATATG ATGGTGTTTACGAGGTGGCCCAGCAAGGACAGGCGTTGGGGGAGTGA
- the HNRNPH1 gene encoding heterogeneous nuclear ribonucleoprotein H isoform X7, with the protein MDPCHTEETEGEIPGLGFSDRSEQIVSRGVASAFEAATTETEAEPNLTPNVMLNTESSEGYVVKVRGLPWSCSTEEVQRFFSDCKILNGALGIRFIYTREGRPSGEAFAELESEEDVKLALKKDRETMGHRYVEVFKSNNVEMDWVLKHTGPNSPDTANDGFVRLRGLPFGCSKEEIVQFFSGLEIVPNGITLPVDFQGRSTGEAFVQFASQEIAEKALKKHKERIGHRYIEIFKSSRAEVRTHYDPPRKLLAMQRPGPYDRPGLTRGYNSLGRGSSLERMRRGAYGGGYGGYDDYNGYNDGYGFGSDRFGREWTLFSAGMSDHRYGDGGSTFQSTTGHCVHMRGLPYRATENDIYNFFSPLNPVRVHIEIGPDGRVTGEADVEFATHEDAVAAMSKDKANMQHRYVELFLNSTAGGSGGAYGSQMMGAMVKESEGVVQDWNTSTLPGSQSSYGGPANQQLSGGYGGGYGGQSSMSGYVDGVYEVAQQGQALGE; encoded by the exons GCTTCAGTGACCGAAGCGAGCAGATTGTTTCACGTGGGGTAGCGTCAGCATTTGAAGCTG CAACCACAGAAACTGAGGCGGAGCCAAACCTCACCCCCAATGTGATGCTCAACACGGAGAGCAGTGAGGGATATGTGGTGAAAGTCAGGGGGCTCCCTTGGTCCTGCTCCACTGAGGAGGTGCAGAGGTTTTTCTCCG attgCAAAATTCTGAATGGGGCTTTGGGTATCCGTTTCATCTACACCAGGGAGGGCAGACCAAGCGGAGAAGCATTTGCTGAACTTGAATCAGAGGAGGATGTGAAATTGGCTCtcaaaaaagacagagaaacaaTGGGACACAGATATGTTGAAG TTTTCAAGTCAAACAACGTTGAAATGGATTGGGTTCTGAAGCATACTGGTCCCAACAGCCCTGATACGGCTAATGATGGTTTTGTACGTCTTAGAGGACTCCCATTTGGCTGTAGTAAAGAAGAAATTGTACAGTTTTTTTCAG GGTTGGAAATCGTGCCAAATGGGATAACATTGCCGGTGGACTTCCAGGGGAGGAGTACGGGGGAGGCCTTCGTGCAGTTTGCTTCACAGGAAATAGCTGAAAAGGCTCTAAAGAAACACAAGGAAAGAATAGGGCACAG GTACATTGAGATCTTCAAGAGTAGTCGAGCGGAAGTGCGCACTCACTACGACCCTCCACGCAAGCTGCTGGCAATGCAGAGACCTGGTCCTTACGACAGACCCGGTCTTACGCGGGGATATAACAGTCTTGGTAGAGGAAGTAGCTTGGAAAGAATGAGGCGTGGAGCTTACGGAGGAG GTTATGGAGGTTATGATGACTACAATGGGTATAATGATGGCTATGGTTTTGGTTCTGATAGATTTGGAAGAG AATGGACTCTTTTCTCTGCAGGAATGTCGGACCACAGATACGGCGACGGGGGATCCACCTTCCAGAGCACGACCGGCCACTGCGTCCACATGAGAGGTCTGCCTTACAGAGCTACGGAGAACGACATCTATAAC TTCTTCTCACCTCTGAACCCTGTAAGAGTACACATCGAAATCGGACCTGATGGCCGAGTAACTGGAGAGGCAGACGTTGAATTCGCTACTCATGAGGATGCAGTGGCCGCTATGTCCAAAGACAAAGCAAATATGC aacaCAGATATGTAGAGCTCTTCCTGAATTCTACAGCAGGAGGAAGTGGTGGTGCCTATGGCAGTCAGATGATGGGAGCAATGG TCAAGGAATCGGAAGGGGTAGTCCAAGATTGGAACACTAGCACATTGCCAG GAAGCCAATCCAGTTATGGAGGCCCAGCTAACCAGCAGCTGAGCGGGGGTTACGGAGGAGGATATGGTGGTCAAAGCAGCATGAGTGGATATG TAGATGGTGTTTACGAGGTGGCCCAGCAAGGACAGGCGTTGGGGGAGTGA
- the HNRNPH1 gene encoding heterogeneous nuclear ribonucleoprotein H isoform X6 has product MDPCHTEETEGEIPGLGFSDRSEQIVSRGVASAFEAATTETEAEPNLTPNVMLNTESSEGYVVKVRGLPWSCSTEEVQRFFSDCKILNGALGIRFIYTREGRPSGEAFAELESEEDVKLALKKDRETMGHRYVEVFKSNNVEMDWVLKHTGPNSPDTANDGFVRLRGLPFGCSKEEIVQFFSGLEIVPNGITLPVDFQGRSTGEAFVQFASQEIAEKALKKHKERIGHRYIEIFKSSRAEVRTHYDPPRKLLAMQRPGPYDRPGLTRGYNSLGRGSSLERMRRGAYGGGYGGYDDYNGYNDGYGFGSDRFGRGMSDHRYGDGGSTFQSTTGHCVHMRGLPYRATENDIYNFFSPLNPVRVHIEIGPDGRVTGEADVEFATHEDAVAAMSKDKANMQHRYVELFLNSTAGGSGGAYGSQMMGAMGSQSSYGGPANQQLSGGYGGGYGGQSSMSGYDPGSQGAMNSSYYSSGNRASMGVNGMGGMSNMSNMSGGWGM; this is encoded by the exons GCTTCAGTGACCGAAGCGAGCAGATTGTTTCACGTGGGGTAGCGTCAGCATTTGAAGCTG CAACCACAGAAACTGAGGCGGAGCCAAACCTCACCCCCAATGTGATGCTCAACACGGAGAGCAGTGAGGGATATGTGGTGAAAGTCAGGGGGCTCCCTTGGTCCTGCTCCACTGAGGAGGTGCAGAGGTTTTTCTCCG attgCAAAATTCTGAATGGGGCTTTGGGTATCCGTTTCATCTACACCAGGGAGGGCAGACCAAGCGGAGAAGCATTTGCTGAACTTGAATCAGAGGAGGATGTGAAATTGGCTCtcaaaaaagacagagaaacaaTGGGACACAGATATGTTGAAG TTTTCAAGTCAAACAACGTTGAAATGGATTGGGTTCTGAAGCATACTGGTCCCAACAGCCCTGATACGGCTAATGATGGTTTTGTACGTCTTAGAGGACTCCCATTTGGCTGTAGTAAAGAAGAAATTGTACAGTTTTTTTCAG GGTTGGAAATCGTGCCAAATGGGATAACATTGCCGGTGGACTTCCAGGGGAGGAGTACGGGGGAGGCCTTCGTGCAGTTTGCTTCACAGGAAATAGCTGAAAAGGCTCTAAAGAAACACAAGGAAAGAATAGGGCACAG GTACATTGAGATCTTCAAGAGTAGTCGAGCGGAAGTGCGCACTCACTACGACCCTCCACGCAAGCTGCTGGCAATGCAGAGACCTGGTCCTTACGACAGACCCGGTCTTACGCGGGGATATAACAGTCTTGGTAGAGGAAGTAGCTTGGAAAGAATGAGGCGTGGAGCTTACGGAGGAG GTTATGGAGGTTATGATGACTACAATGGGTATAATGATGGCTATGGTTTTGGTTCTGATAGATTTGGAAGAG GAATGTCGGACCACAGATACGGCGACGGGGGATCCACCTTCCAGAGCACGACCGGCCACTGCGTCCACATGAGAGGTCTGCCTTACAGAGCTACGGAGAACGACATCTATAAC TTCTTCTCACCTCTGAACCCTGTAAGAGTACACATCGAAATCGGACCTGATGGCCGAGTAACTGGAGAGGCAGACGTTGAATTCGCTACTCATGAGGATGCAGTGGCCGCTATGTCCAAAGACAAAGCAAATATGC aacaCAGATATGTAGAGCTCTTCCTGAATTCTACAGCAGGAGGAAGTGGTGGTGCCTATGGCAGTCAGATGATGGGAGCAATGG GAAGCCAATCCAGTTATGGAGGCCCAGCTAACCAGCAGCTGAGCGGGGGTTACGGAGGAGGATATGGTGGTCAAAGCAGCATGAGTGGATATG ACCCCGGGAGCCAGGGCGCCATGAACAGCAGCTACTACAGCAGCGGGAACCGCGCGTCCATGGGAGTCAACGGCATGGGCGGCATGTCGAACATGTCCAACATGAGTGGTGGCTGGGGGATGTAA
- the HNRNPH1 gene encoding heterogeneous nuclear ribonucleoprotein H isoform X3, which translates to MDPCHTEETEGEIPGLGFSDRSEQIVSRGVASAFEAATTETEAEPNLTPNVMLNTESSEGYVVKVRGLPWSCSTEEVQRFFSDCKILNGALGIRFIYTREGRPSGEAFAELESEEDVKLALKKDRETMGHRYVEVFKSNNVEMDWVLKHTGPNSPDTANDGFVRLRGLPFGCSKEEIVQFFSGLEIVPNGITLPVDFQGRSTGEAFVQFASQEIAEKALKKHKERIGHRYIEIFKSSRAEVRTHYDPPRKLLAMQRPGPYDRPGLTRGYNSLGRGSSLERMRRGAYGGGYGGYDDYNGYNDGYGFGSDRFGREWTLFSAGMSDHRYGDGGSTFQSTTGHCVHMRGLPYRATENDIYNFFSPLNPVRVHIEIGPDGRVTGEADVEFATHEDAVAAMSKDKANMQHRYVELFLNSTAGGSGGAYGSQMMGAMGSQSSYGGPANQQLSGGYGGGYGGQSSMSGYDPGSQGAMNSSYYSSGNRASMGVNGMGGMSNMSNMSGGWGM; encoded by the exons GCTTCAGTGACCGAAGCGAGCAGATTGTTTCACGTGGGGTAGCGTCAGCATTTGAAGCTG CAACCACAGAAACTGAGGCGGAGCCAAACCTCACCCCCAATGTGATGCTCAACACGGAGAGCAGTGAGGGATATGTGGTGAAAGTCAGGGGGCTCCCTTGGTCCTGCTCCACTGAGGAGGTGCAGAGGTTTTTCTCCG attgCAAAATTCTGAATGGGGCTTTGGGTATCCGTTTCATCTACACCAGGGAGGGCAGACCAAGCGGAGAAGCATTTGCTGAACTTGAATCAGAGGAGGATGTGAAATTGGCTCtcaaaaaagacagagaaacaaTGGGACACAGATATGTTGAAG TTTTCAAGTCAAACAACGTTGAAATGGATTGGGTTCTGAAGCATACTGGTCCCAACAGCCCTGATACGGCTAATGATGGTTTTGTACGTCTTAGAGGACTCCCATTTGGCTGTAGTAAAGAAGAAATTGTACAGTTTTTTTCAG GGTTGGAAATCGTGCCAAATGGGATAACATTGCCGGTGGACTTCCAGGGGAGGAGTACGGGGGAGGCCTTCGTGCAGTTTGCTTCACAGGAAATAGCTGAAAAGGCTCTAAAGAAACACAAGGAAAGAATAGGGCACAG GTACATTGAGATCTTCAAGAGTAGTCGAGCGGAAGTGCGCACTCACTACGACCCTCCACGCAAGCTGCTGGCAATGCAGAGACCTGGTCCTTACGACAGACCCGGTCTTACGCGGGGATATAACAGTCTTGGTAGAGGAAGTAGCTTGGAAAGAATGAGGCGTGGAGCTTACGGAGGAG GTTATGGAGGTTATGATGACTACAATGGGTATAATGATGGCTATGGTTTTGGTTCTGATAGATTTGGAAGAG AATGGACTCTTTTCTCTGCAGGAATGTCGGACCACAGATACGGCGACGGGGGATCCACCTTCCAGAGCACGACCGGCCACTGCGTCCACATGAGAGGTCTGCCTTACAGAGCTACGGAGAACGACATCTATAAC TTCTTCTCACCTCTGAACCCTGTAAGAGTACACATCGAAATCGGACCTGATGGCCGAGTAACTGGAGAGGCAGACGTTGAATTCGCTACTCATGAGGATGCAGTGGCCGCTATGTCCAAAGACAAAGCAAATATGC aacaCAGATATGTAGAGCTCTTCCTGAATTCTACAGCAGGAGGAAGTGGTGGTGCCTATGGCAGTCAGATGATGGGAGCAATGG GAAGCCAATCCAGTTATGGAGGCCCAGCTAACCAGCAGCTGAGCGGGGGTTACGGAGGAGGATATGGTGGTCAAAGCAGCATGAGTGGATATG ACCCCGGGAGCCAGGGCGCCATGAACAGCAGCTACTACAGCAGCGGGAACCGCGCGTCCATGGGAGTCAACGGCATGGGCGGCATGTCGAACATGTCCAACATGAGTGGTGGCTGGGGGATGTAA
- the HNRNPH1 gene encoding heterogeneous nuclear ribonucleoprotein H isoform X19 — MDPCHTEETEGEIPGLGFSDRSEQIVSRGVASAFEAATTETEAEPNLTPNVMLNTESSEGYVVKVRGLPWSCSTEEVQRFFSDCKILNGALGIRFIYTREGRPSGEAFAELESEEDVKLALKKDRETMGHRYVEVFKSNNVEMDWVLKHTGPNSPDTANDGFVRLRGLPFGCSKEEIVQFFSGLEIVPNGITLPVDFQGRSTGEAFVQFASQEIAEKALKKHKERIGHRYIEIFKSSRAEVRTHYDPPRKLLAMQRPGPYDRPGLTRGYNSLGRGSSLERMRRGAYGGGYGGYDDYNGYNDGYGFGSDRFGREWTLFSAGMSDHRYGDGGSTFQSTTGHCVHMRGLPYRATENDIYNFFSPLNPVRVHIEIGPDGRVTGEADVEFATHEDAVAAMSKDKANMQHRYVELFLNSTAGGSGGAYGSQMMGAMGSQSSYGGPANQQLSGGYGGGYGGQSSMSGYDGVYEVAQQGQALGE; from the exons GCTTCAGTGACCGAAGCGAGCAGATTGTTTCACGTGGGGTAGCGTCAGCATTTGAAGCTG CAACCACAGAAACTGAGGCGGAGCCAAACCTCACCCCCAATGTGATGCTCAACACGGAGAGCAGTGAGGGATATGTGGTGAAAGTCAGGGGGCTCCCTTGGTCCTGCTCCACTGAGGAGGTGCAGAGGTTTTTCTCCG attgCAAAATTCTGAATGGGGCTTTGGGTATCCGTTTCATCTACACCAGGGAGGGCAGACCAAGCGGAGAAGCATTTGCTGAACTTGAATCAGAGGAGGATGTGAAATTGGCTCtcaaaaaagacagagaaacaaTGGGACACAGATATGTTGAAG TTTTCAAGTCAAACAACGTTGAAATGGATTGGGTTCTGAAGCATACTGGTCCCAACAGCCCTGATACGGCTAATGATGGTTTTGTACGTCTTAGAGGACTCCCATTTGGCTGTAGTAAAGAAGAAATTGTACAGTTTTTTTCAG GGTTGGAAATCGTGCCAAATGGGATAACATTGCCGGTGGACTTCCAGGGGAGGAGTACGGGGGAGGCCTTCGTGCAGTTTGCTTCACAGGAAATAGCTGAAAAGGCTCTAAAGAAACACAAGGAAAGAATAGGGCACAG GTACATTGAGATCTTCAAGAGTAGTCGAGCGGAAGTGCGCACTCACTACGACCCTCCACGCAAGCTGCTGGCAATGCAGAGACCTGGTCCTTACGACAGACCCGGTCTTACGCGGGGATATAACAGTCTTGGTAGAGGAAGTAGCTTGGAAAGAATGAGGCGTGGAGCTTACGGAGGAG GTTATGGAGGTTATGATGACTACAATGGGTATAATGATGGCTATGGTTTTGGTTCTGATAGATTTGGAAGAG AATGGACTCTTTTCTCTGCAGGAATGTCGGACCACAGATACGGCGACGGGGGATCCACCTTCCAGAGCACGACCGGCCACTGCGTCCACATGAGAGGTCTGCCTTACAGAGCTACGGAGAACGACATCTATAAC TTCTTCTCACCTCTGAACCCTGTAAGAGTACACATCGAAATCGGACCTGATGGCCGAGTAACTGGAGAGGCAGACGTTGAATTCGCTACTCATGAGGATGCAGTGGCCGCTATGTCCAAAGACAAAGCAAATATGC aacaCAGATATGTAGAGCTCTTCCTGAATTCTACAGCAGGAGGAAGTGGTGGTGCCTATGGCAGTCAGATGATGGGAGCAATGG GAAGCCAATCCAGTTATGGAGGCCCAGCTAACCAGCAGCTGAGCGGGGGTTACGGAGGAGGATATGGTGGTCAAAGCAGCATGAGTGGATATG ATGGTGTTTACGAGGTGGCCCAGCAAGGACAGGCGTTGGGGGAGTGA
- the HNRNPH1 gene encoding heterogeneous nuclear ribonucleoprotein H isoform X17 translates to MSTTETEAEPNLTPNVMLNTESSEGYVVKVRGLPWSCSTEEVQRFFSDCKILNGALGIRFIYTREGRPSGEAFAELESEEDVKLALKKDRETMGHRYVEVFKSNNVEMDWVLKHTGPNSPDTANDGFVRLRGLPFGCSKEEIVQFFSGLEIVPNGITLPVDFQGRSTGEAFVQFASQEIAEKALKKHKERIGHRYIEIFKSSRAEVRTHYDPPRKLLAMQRPGPYDRPGLTRGYNSLGRGSSLERMRRGAYGGGYGGYDDYNGYNDGYGFGSDRFGRGMSDHRYGDGGSTFQSTTGHCVHMRGLPYRATENDIYNFFSPLNPVRVHIEIGPDGRVTGEADVEFATHEDAVAAMSKDKANMQHRYVELFLNSTAGGSGGAYGSQMMGAMVKESEGVVQDWNTSTLPGSQSSYGGPANQQLSGGYGGGYGGQSSMSGYDPGSQGAMNSSYYSSGNRASMGVNGMGGMSNMSNMSGGWGM, encoded by the exons ATGT CAACCACAGAAACTGAGGCGGAGCCAAACCTCACCCCCAATGTGATGCTCAACACGGAGAGCAGTGAGGGATATGTGGTGAAAGTCAGGGGGCTCCCTTGGTCCTGCTCCACTGAGGAGGTGCAGAGGTTTTTCTCCG attgCAAAATTCTGAATGGGGCTTTGGGTATCCGTTTCATCTACACCAGGGAGGGCAGACCAAGCGGAGAAGCATTTGCTGAACTTGAATCAGAGGAGGATGTGAAATTGGCTCtcaaaaaagacagagaaacaaTGGGACACAGATATGTTGAAG TTTTCAAGTCAAACAACGTTGAAATGGATTGGGTTCTGAAGCATACTGGTCCCAACAGCCCTGATACGGCTAATGATGGTTTTGTACGTCTTAGAGGACTCCCATTTGGCTGTAGTAAAGAAGAAATTGTACAGTTTTTTTCAG GGTTGGAAATCGTGCCAAATGGGATAACATTGCCGGTGGACTTCCAGGGGAGGAGTACGGGGGAGGCCTTCGTGCAGTTTGCTTCACAGGAAATAGCTGAAAAGGCTCTAAAGAAACACAAGGAAAGAATAGGGCACAG GTACATTGAGATCTTCAAGAGTAGTCGAGCGGAAGTGCGCACTCACTACGACCCTCCACGCAAGCTGCTGGCAATGCAGAGACCTGGTCCTTACGACAGACCCGGTCTTACGCGGGGATATAACAGTCTTGGTAGAGGAAGTAGCTTGGAAAGAATGAGGCGTGGAGCTTACGGAGGAG GTTATGGAGGTTATGATGACTACAATGGGTATAATGATGGCTATGGTTTTGGTTCTGATAGATTTGGAAGAG GAATGTCGGACCACAGATACGGCGACGGGGGATCCACCTTCCAGAGCACGACCGGCCACTGCGTCCACATGAGAGGTCTGCCTTACAGAGCTACGGAGAACGACATCTATAAC TTCTTCTCACCTCTGAACCCTGTAAGAGTACACATCGAAATCGGACCTGATGGCCGAGTAACTGGAGAGGCAGACGTTGAATTCGCTACTCATGAGGATGCAGTGGCCGCTATGTCCAAAGACAAAGCAAATATGC aacaCAGATATGTAGAGCTCTTCCTGAATTCTACAGCAGGAGGAAGTGGTGGTGCCTATGGCAGTCAGATGATGGGAGCAATGG TCAAGGAATCGGAAGGGGTAGTCCAAGATTGGAACACTAGCACATTGCCAG GAAGCCAATCCAGTTATGGAGGCCCAGCTAACCAGCAGCTGAGCGGGGGTTACGGAGGAGGATATGGTGGTCAAAGCAGCATGAGTGGATATG ACCCCGGGAGCCAGGGCGCCATGAACAGCAGCTACTACAGCAGCGGGAACCGCGCGTCCATGGGAGTCAACGGCATGGGCGGCATGTCGAACATGTCCAACATGAGTGGTGGCTGGGGGATGTAA